A window from Azoarcus sp. DD4 encodes these proteins:
- a CDS encoding biotin--[acetyl-CoA-carboxylase] ligase, protein MSQPHSSPAGIATALGDLASHFTVRCVASCESTNSELMAAPPADDDRVHVLVADDQTAGRGRRGRHWQSWSGGSLTFSALWRFAPGAPVPAGLSLVAGLALTRALEELGLEGVQLKWPNDVLVHGNKLAGILVELLPGRGRTPAAVIGIGLNLHIPDGIDIPDQQGVTDLRREIGTYPQRDALLAVILRELHGLLELYASAGFVALRGAWQQRNAFADLPVRVFGEGSEIIGTCTGVDEDGALLIRTDTGLVRILSGEVSLRARS, encoded by the coding sequence ATGAGCCAACCTCACTCCTCGCCCGCGGGCATCGCCACCGCACTCGGCGACCTCGCCAGCCATTTCACCGTGCGCTGCGTCGCAAGCTGCGAATCGACCAATAGCGAACTGATGGCGGCTCCGCCGGCAGACGACGATCGGGTCCATGTACTCGTCGCCGACGACCAGACGGCCGGGCGTGGCCGCCGTGGCCGCCACTGGCAGTCCTGGAGCGGGGGCAGCCTCACCTTCTCCGCCCTCTGGCGTTTTGCGCCCGGCGCGCCGGTTCCGGCCGGCCTTTCCCTGGTTGCGGGACTCGCCCTGACCCGCGCACTGGAGGAACTCGGACTCGAGGGCGTCCAGTTGAAATGGCCAAACGACGTCCTGGTCCACGGCAACAAGCTGGCCGGCATCCTGGTCGAACTGCTGCCGGGCCGTGGCCGCACACCCGCCGCCGTGATCGGCATCGGACTCAATCTGCATATCCCCGACGGCATCGACATTCCCGATCAGCAAGGCGTCACCGACCTGCGCCGTGAGATCGGCACTTACCCGCAACGCGACGCGCTGCTCGCCGTCATCCTGCGCGAGCTCCACGGCTTGCTCGAACTCTACGCAAGCGCCGGCTTCGTTGCCCTGCGCGGTGCGTGGCAACAGCGCAATGCCTTCGCCGACCTGCCCGTGCGGGTGTTCGGCGAGGGCAGTGAGATCATCGGCACCTGTACCGGCGTGGACGAAGACGGCGCACTGCTGATCCGGACCGATACGGGCCTCGTGCGTATCCTGTCGGGCGAAGTCTCCCTGCGAGCAAGGTCGTGA
- a CDS encoding murein transglycosylase A yields MKRCPRQSPLLPSIVATLTVTLSLLSACTTSTSETTRMEPPLTCPAPKICAACSACPSSPKPSPSPDEAAQAFQPSDWGAVHGWLEDDPSAVWPAFRSSCRTMEKQAQWQKVCSLVNQMSETPSPATARAFFEQHFTPWALANPDGSRTGLITGYYEPLIKGSRTPNERYRWAVHATPKDMLTIDLSAVYPDLKNYRLRGRLVGNRVLPYWNREELDKLENRLPAETLLWAADPIDLFFLQVQGSGQVELPDGSRVRIGYADQNGHPYQSIGRWLVQQGELTLDRASMEGIREWARKHPERLKEMLHSNPSYVFFRELPASSEGPVGAQGVPLTASRSIAVDPRHTPLGAPVFLATTYPNTERALNRLVIAQDTGGAIKGVVRADFFWGFGPEAGNLAGRMRQDGRMWVLLPKGAKPPATTPL; encoded by the coding sequence ATGAAGCGCTGCCCCCGCCAATCGCCGTTGTTACCTTCCATCGTAGCGACGCTAACCGTCACTCTGTCATTGCTCTCCGCCTGCACAACAAGCACAAGCGAGACGACGCGAATGGAGCCACCGTTGACTTGTCCGGCCCCAAAAATTTGCGCGGCCTGTTCGGCATGTCCCTCCAGCCCCAAGCCATCCCCCAGCCCCGACGAGGCGGCGCAAGCCTTCCAGCCGAGCGACTGGGGTGCCGTACACGGGTGGCTCGAAGACGATCCGTCTGCAGTCTGGCCTGCATTCCGCAGTTCATGCCGGACAATGGAAAAACAGGCCCAGTGGCAGAAAGTTTGCAGTCTCGTCAACCAGATGAGCGAAACGCCCTCCCCCGCAACAGCACGCGCTTTTTTTGAACAGCATTTCACACCCTGGGCGCTAGCCAATCCCGACGGTAGCCGCACAGGGCTGATCACTGGTTACTACGAACCGCTGATCAAGGGTAGCCGCACTCCGAACGAGCGCTACCGCTGGGCGGTCCATGCAACGCCAAAAGACATGCTGACCATCGATCTGAGCGCCGTATATCCGGATCTCAAGAACTACCGTTTGCGTGGCCGCCTGGTAGGCAACAGGGTTCTACCCTATTGGAATCGCGAAGAACTCGACAAACTGGAAAACAGACTACCCGCCGAAACGCTGCTATGGGCCGCAGACCCCATCGACCTGTTCTTTCTCCAGGTGCAAGGGTCAGGCCAAGTCGAACTGCCGGATGGCAGCCGGGTACGCATCGGCTACGCCGACCAGAATGGTCACCCCTATCAATCCATTGGCCGTTGGCTGGTCCAGCAAGGCGAGCTCACGCTCGACAGAGCGTCGATGGAGGGGATACGCGAATGGGCCCGTAAGCACCCGGAACGGTTGAAGGAAATGCTGCACAGCAATCCCAGCTACGTTTTCTTCCGTGAGTTACCGGCAAGTTCCGAGGGGCCAGTCGGAGCACAAGGGGTTCCCCTGACAGCGAGCCGTAGCATCGCCGTCGACCCGCGCCATACGCCCCTCGGTGCCCCTGTTTTCCTGGCCACCACCTACCCGAATACCGAACGCGCCTTGAACCGCCTTGTGATCGCACAGGACACTGGAGGCGCAATCAAAGGGGTAGTACGGGCGGATTTTTTTTGGGGATTCGGGCCTGAGGCCGGCAACCTCGCAGGCAGGATGCGTCAAGATGGGCGCATGTGGGTGTTGTTGCCGAAGGGTGCCAAGCCTCCGGCAACAACACCTCTCTGA
- the yacG gene encoding DNA gyrase inhibitor YacG, whose translation MSDSKPRIVKCPTCGTAVEWRPENRFRPFCSARCKQIDLGAWAAEEYRVPTAPPDSNEDGQLPSDASSRP comes from the coding sequence ATGTCGGACAGCAAGCCGCGCATCGTCAAATGCCCGACCTGCGGTACCGCGGTCGAGTGGCGACCTGAGAACCGCTTTCGCCCCTTTTGCTCGGCGCGCTGCAAGCAGATCGACCTGGGCGCGTGGGCCGCAGAGGAATACCGGGTACCGACCGCCCCGCCCGACAGCAACGAAGACGGCCAGCTCCCATCGGACGCAAGCAGTCGGCCTTAG
- a CDS encoding DsbC family protein — MVLTPGSALSRALAVGLALFIPGVGSASEEAVRKGVETFIGAPAVESVTRTSYNGLYEVVLKSGEIVYTDEKAGFIIDGRVIDTRTRRDVTQARLNQLSAVDFSSLPLDQAVKQVKGNGKRVIATFEDPNCGYCKRLAKELAQMSDVTIYTFLYPILSQDSTAKSRSIWCSKDRAKSWNDWILAGKAPSSEECNASVIDRNVELGQKLRINGTPTIFLADGTRIGGFVPMAELEKALAANGAK; from the coding sequence ATGGTTTTGACCCCTGGATCAGCGTTGTCCCGAGCTCTCGCAGTAGGGCTGGCATTATTCATCCCGGGTGTCGGATCGGCGAGCGAGGAAGCGGTACGTAAAGGCGTCGAGACCTTCATCGGGGCTCCAGCGGTTGAGTCGGTCACACGAACCTCATATAACGGGCTGTACGAGGTCGTGCTGAAGAGTGGTGAGATCGTCTATACGGATGAGAAGGCCGGCTTCATTATCGACGGCCGTGTGATTGACACCCGCACCCGGCGAGATGTAACTCAGGCCCGGCTCAACCAGCTTTCGGCAGTCGATTTTTCGAGCTTGCCGCTGGATCAGGCTGTTAAGCAGGTCAAGGGTAATGGAAAGCGCGTGATCGCGACTTTCGAGGATCCCAATTGCGGTTACTGCAAGCGCCTCGCGAAGGAGCTTGCCCAGATGTCGGATGTCACGATTTACACCTTTCTATACCCGATCCTCAGTCAGGACTCCACCGCCAAATCGCGCAGCATCTGGTGTTCGAAGGATCGTGCCAAGAGCTGGAACGATTGGATTCTGGCCGGCAAGGCTCCAAGCAGCGAGGAGTGCAATGCTAGCGTGATTGATCGCAATGTCGAACTTGGTCAGAAGCTCAGGATCAACGGCACACCGACGATCTTCCTGGCTGACGGGACGCGCATAGGTGGTTTCGTTCCAATGGCGGAGCTCGAAAAGGCGCTTGCGGCCAACGGGGCGAAGTAA
- a CDS encoding type III pantothenate kinase, protein MILLVDAGNTRVKWWVVDEAAQANNLAEGVLEHARIDELQHVVERFPAVTRMVGTNVAGDAMAERIARLLASRSITVEWVRASLQCCGVRNHYAAPTQLGADRWAALIGARALHHGACLVVSAGTATTVDLLDTDGNFLGGLIIPGVDLMRHSLAGNTAQLPLASGRFSMQPRCTADAIESGCLQAQAGAVERMFAQIAHLPDACCLLGGGAAGRFAGLLDIPLQKVDNLVLHGLAAMVREQYAG, encoded by the coding sequence GTGATACTGCTTGTCGATGCTGGCAACACCCGCGTCAAGTGGTGGGTGGTGGATGAAGCCGCTCAAGCAAACAACTTGGCGGAAGGCGTGCTCGAACACGCCCGGATCGACGAGCTTCAGCACGTGGTCGAACGCTTTCCGGCCGTAACCCGCATGGTCGGCACCAATGTCGCTGGCGACGCGATGGCCGAACGAATCGCTCGCTTGCTGGCATCGCGGTCGATCACAGTTGAATGGGTCCGGGCCAGCCTCCAGTGTTGCGGTGTTCGCAATCACTACGCGGCACCGACCCAGCTCGGCGCTGACCGCTGGGCCGCCTTAATCGGTGCGCGTGCGCTCCACCACGGCGCCTGTCTCGTCGTCAGCGCGGGGACGGCTACCACGGTCGACCTGCTCGACACCGACGGCAACTTCCTCGGCGGACTGATCATCCCCGGTGTCGATCTGATGCGGCACTCACTCGCCGGCAACACCGCGCAGCTCCCGCTCGCCAGCGGTCGGTTTTCGATGCAGCCGCGCTGCACGGCCGACGCCATCGAATCGGGTTGTCTACAGGCGCAGGCCGGTGCCGTTGAACGCATGTTCGCCCAGATTGCCCATCTACCGGATGCGTGCTGCCTGCTGGGTGGCGGAGCAGCTGGCCGCTTCGCCGGCCTGCTCGACATCCCTCTGCAGAAAGTGGATAACCTGGTTCTGCACGGCTTGGCTGCCATGGTGCGCGAACAGTATGCGGGCTGA
- a CDS encoding ATP-binding protein → MNELSLFLARAERLIDRLETMLPGPVAEPDWGAANAFRWRRRNGRAALVPVTLPHAIRLQDLQDIDDQKERIDRNTRQFLAGRHANNVLLTGARGTGKSSLIKALLTAYADRGLRVIEVDKGDLVDLPEIVELVAGRPERFILFCDDLSFEEGEDAYKALKSVLDGSVSAMSDNVLIYATSNRRHLMPEFHDENLQVRHVGGEIHPGEAVEEKVSLSERFGLWVSFYPFSQDEYLDIVSHWLKVFGVSKRGINAARQDALQWALMRGARSGRVAWQFARDYAGRIDGEI, encoded by the coding sequence ATGAATGAACTTAGTCTGTTTCTCGCGCGCGCGGAGCGCCTGATCGACCGTCTCGAGACCATGCTGCCGGGGCCCGTCGCCGAACCGGACTGGGGGGCTGCCAATGCGTTTCGCTGGCGGCGCCGCAACGGTCGTGCGGCCTTGGTGCCGGTGACCTTGCCACATGCGATTCGCCTGCAGGACTTGCAGGATATCGATGACCAGAAGGAGCGTATCGACCGCAATACGCGCCAGTTTCTCGCTGGTCGCCATGCCAACAACGTTCTGCTCACGGGGGCGCGCGGTACTGGCAAATCGTCGCTGATCAAGGCGCTGTTGACCGCCTACGCCGATCGTGGTCTGCGTGTCATCGAGGTGGACAAGGGTGATCTCGTTGATCTGCCGGAAATTGTTGAGCTGGTGGCCGGTCGGCCGGAACGCTTCATCCTGTTTTGTGACGATCTTTCCTTCGAGGAAGGGGAGGATGCCTACAAGGCGCTGAAGAGCGTTCTCGACGGTTCGGTGTCGGCGATGTCCGACAATGTGCTGATTTATGCGACCTCCAACCGGCGCCATTTGATGCCGGAGTTTCATGACGAGAATCTGCAGGTGCGCCATGTCGGCGGCGAGATTCATCCAGGCGAGGCGGTCGAGGAAAAGGTTTCCCTGTCCGAGCGCTTCGGGCTGTGGGTGTCGTTCTACCCGTTCAGTCAGGATGAGTATCTCGACATCGTTTCGCATTGGTTGAAGGTGTTCGGTGTGTCCAAGCGGGGCATCAATGCGGCGCGTCAGGATGCGCTGCAATGGGCCTTGATGCGAGGCGCACGGTCTGGTCGGGTCGCGTGGCAGTTTGCCCGTGACTACGCGGGGCGGATCGATGGCGAAATCTGA
- a CDS encoding Nudix family hydrolase: MRKVVDVAAGVIYQEDGSFLLGQRAPGTFYPGYWEFPGGKVEAGETPAQALCRELDEELGLRVLKLRPWLMREHLYEHAHVRLHFFEVTEWSGAVNDHVHSALKWVVAGTMEQECTPMLPANGPILKALHLPRRMGITQAADIGIETQLARLDGALDRGLGLVQIRESALPSDERRRFAVEVVRRAHAHGAIVVVGDDAELARAIGADGLHLPAARLMSCEERPDFAWVGASCHCRDELLHAARLELDYALLGSVMPTLSHPERTPLGWEGFAREMQSLPIPVFALGGLGWGDLEHARNIGAHGVAAIRGAWA, from the coding sequence ATGCGCAAGGTCGTCGATGTCGCGGCTGGCGTCATTTACCAGGAAGACGGAAGCTTTCTCCTCGGGCAGCGGGCGCCGGGAACCTTCTATCCCGGATATTGGGAGTTTCCGGGTGGCAAGGTCGAAGCGGGCGAAACACCCGCGCAGGCACTGTGCAGGGAACTCGACGAGGAGTTGGGGCTGCGTGTGCTGAAACTTCGGCCTTGGCTGATGCGAGAGCATCTTTACGAGCATGCCCATGTCCGCTTGCATTTCTTCGAAGTGACGGAGTGGTCGGGAGCCGTAAACGACCACGTGCATAGCGCGCTGAAATGGGTTGTCGCAGGTACGATGGAGCAGGAGTGCACGCCGATGCTGCCGGCCAATGGCCCAATCCTCAAGGCGCTGCATCTGCCTCGCCGAATGGGGATCACGCAGGCTGCGGATATCGGCATCGAGACCCAACTCGCTCGTCTCGATGGCGCGCTCGATCGCGGCTTGGGACTGGTTCAGATTCGTGAGTCCGCCTTGCCGTCTGACGAACGGCGGCGTTTCGCCGTGGAGGTCGTTAGGCGGGCGCATGCGCACGGCGCTATTGTCGTCGTCGGTGACGATGCAGAATTGGCGCGCGCAATCGGTGCCGATGGACTCCATCTGCCGGCAGCCCGTCTGATGTCTTGTGAGGAGCGTCCAGACTTCGCGTGGGTGGGGGCGTCCTGCCATTGCCGCGACGAGCTCCTGCATGCAGCACGGCTCGAATTGGATTACGCCTTGCTTGGTTCGGTCATGCCGACGCTTTCGCACCCCGAAAGAACGCCCCTGGGCTGGGAAGGCTTTGCCCGTGAGATGCAGTCCCTGCCGATTCCGGTGTTCGCGCTCGGCGGACTGGGATGGGGCGATCTGGAGCACGCACGAAACATCGGTGCGCACGGCGTGGCGGCCATTCGGGGTGCTTGGGCCTAA
- a CDS encoding UbiH/UbiF family hydroxylase, with protein MKFDVIIVGAGLAGASLAVALSRGRLRIALIDGGPPIRTSGWDSRIYAYSPANVAFLQTLGVWERLDLSRTCAIHDMEVFGDRGGALRFSAGDCGVDALAWIAESSLVHLELWESLKRQHNVQLFAPTVPASLEVREDVAEVELDTGLRMTGRLLVGADGRNSWVRARAGIDAREVVYDELAIVANFACSRPHGNRALQWFCDDGIVAWLPMAGNNMSMVWSAKKQRAEEIMATDDDTFTRMVAEAGEKAFGELSLITPRARFPLKFMRVSSVVSKRVALVGDAAHAIHPLSGHGINLGFQDAKVLSQKLLDLPEWGDPGDERILRAYARERAEEPCLVQYVTHGINRLFNIRHPLAVAARNFGLNLTDRLPVVRNALTRYAVSGKF; from the coding sequence ATGAAATTCGACGTCATTATCGTAGGTGCTGGGCTGGCAGGAGCGTCTCTCGCTGTTGCGCTAAGTAGGGGTCGGTTGCGTATTGCGCTCATTGACGGTGGCCCACCGATCAGGACTTCGGGATGGGACTCGCGCATTTACGCCTATAGTCCAGCCAACGTTGCATTCCTGCAGACGCTGGGGGTCTGGGAGCGCCTTGATCTGTCGAGGACGTGTGCAATCCACGATATGGAGGTTTTCGGCGATCGAGGAGGTGCCCTACGTTTCTCCGCCGGTGATTGCGGTGTGGATGCGTTGGCGTGGATCGCCGAGTCGAGCTTGGTGCACTTGGAACTCTGGGAGAGTTTGAAGCGTCAGCACAACGTACAACTCTTTGCGCCGACTGTGCCTGCCAGCCTTGAGGTTCGGGAGGATGTCGCCGAGGTAGAGCTAGATACCGGTCTGCGTATGACAGGCCGCTTGTTGGTCGGCGCGGATGGTCGGAACTCCTGGGTGCGTGCGCGGGCAGGCATTGACGCACGAGAGGTCGTTTACGACGAACTTGCAATAGTCGCAAACTTTGCCTGCAGTCGCCCGCATGGAAATCGAGCGCTGCAATGGTTTTGTGATGATGGCATCGTCGCGTGGTTGCCCATGGCGGGCAATAACATGTCAATGGTGTGGTCGGCAAAGAAGCAGCGTGCCGAGGAGATCATGGCAACGGACGATGATACGTTCACTAGGATGGTGGCCGAGGCGGGAGAGAAGGCCTTTGGTGAATTGTCTTTGATTACTCCGAGAGCAAGGTTTCCATTGAAATTCATGCGGGTTAGTTCTGTGGTGTCGAAGCGAGTTGCCTTGGTTGGCGATGCTGCGCATGCAATTCATCCATTGTCGGGTCACGGCATCAATCTGGGATTCCAGGATGCGAAAGTCCTGAGTCAAAAGTTGTTGGATCTTCCGGAATGGGGAGATCCTGGCGACGAGCGAATTCTGCGTGCTTACGCGAGAGAACGGGCAGAGGAACCGTGCCTGGTGCAATATGTCACTCACGGCATCAATCGTTTGTTCAACATCCGCCACCCGCTGGCCGTGGCTGCGCGGAATTTCGGGTTGAACCTGACAGACAGATTGCCGGTCGTACGTAATGCGCTGACCCGATACGCGGTCAGCGGAAAATTTTGA
- the ntrC gene encoding nitrogen regulation protein NR(I), with protein sequence MNTVWIVDDDRSIRWVLEKALSREEISHRSFTSASEALAELETTAHPPKVLVSDIRMPGESGLTLLQRVKSVHPQLPVIIMTAYSDLESAVAAFQGGAFEYLPKPFDVDQAVALVRRAIDQSTHQEGASEETTLAPEILGQAPSMQEVFRAIGRLSQSHATVLINGESGTGKELVARALHRHSPRRDAPFIAINTAAIPRDLLESELFGHERGAFTGAAAQRRGRFEQAEGGTLFLDEIGDMPSELQTRLLRVLSDGNFYRVGGHQPIKANVRVIAATHQDLEERVRLGLFREDLFHRLNVIRLRLPPLRERREDVPILVRHFLQRSAQELGVESKRISESAIKYLQALPFPGNVRQLENLCHWLTVMAPGQIVEVADLPPEMRDQPTRETPVNWVDGLGLEADRLIAATPGEVFDRLTREFERTLIRRALTATGGRRIEAAQLLGIGRNTITRKIQELGMDDDRPHAAENDADE encoded by the coding sequence ATGAATACCGTCTGGATCGTAGATGACGACCGCTCCATCCGCTGGGTGCTCGAAAAAGCCCTCAGTCGCGAGGAGATCTCCCACCGCAGCTTCACCTCGGCGAGCGAAGCCCTGGCCGAGCTCGAGACCACCGCCCACCCGCCGAAGGTACTGGTATCGGACATCCGGATGCCGGGCGAAAGCGGATTAACCTTGCTGCAGCGGGTCAAGAGCGTACACCCTCAGCTTCCCGTGATCATCATGACCGCGTACTCCGACCTCGAGAGCGCGGTTGCCGCCTTTCAGGGCGGCGCCTTCGAGTACCTGCCCAAGCCGTTCGACGTCGACCAGGCGGTCGCACTCGTTCGTCGCGCCATAGACCAAAGTACGCACCAGGAAGGTGCGAGCGAAGAGACCACGCTCGCGCCCGAAATCCTGGGTCAGGCGCCATCGATGCAGGAGGTGTTCCGTGCCATCGGCCGGCTGTCGCAGTCGCACGCCACAGTCCTCATCAACGGCGAGTCCGGCACCGGCAAAGAGCTCGTAGCCCGTGCGTTGCACCGCCACAGCCCGCGCCGCGACGCCCCTTTCATCGCAATCAACACCGCGGCGATTCCGCGCGACCTGCTCGAATCCGAACTATTCGGCCACGAACGCGGCGCGTTCACCGGCGCTGCCGCACAGCGCCGCGGCCGCTTCGAGCAGGCCGAAGGCGGCACCCTCTTCCTCGACGAGATCGGCGACATGCCGTCGGAACTGCAGACGCGCCTGCTGCGCGTGCTGTCGGACGGCAATTTCTATCGCGTCGGCGGGCATCAACCGATCAAGGCCAACGTGCGAGTGATTGCGGCCACTCACCAGGATCTGGAAGAGCGCGTACGGCTCGGGCTGTTTCGCGAAGACCTCTTCCACCGCCTCAACGTCATCCGCCTGCGCCTGCCCCCCTTGCGCGAACGTCGCGAGGACGTGCCCATCCTGGTTCGCCACTTCCTGCAGCGCAGCGCGCAGGAACTCGGGGTCGAGAGCAAGCGCATCTCGGAGTCGGCCATCAAGTACCTGCAGGCCCTCCCCTTCCCGGGCAACGTCCGCCAGCTCGAGAACCTTTGTCACTGGCTGACGGTGATGGCTCCCGGCCAGATCGTGGAAGTCGCCGATTTGCCGCCGGAGATGCGCGACCAGCCGACCCGCGAAACGCCGGTCAACTGGGTCGATGGTCTTGGCCTGGAGGCCGACCGCCTGATTGCAGCAACCCCCGGCGAGGTTTTCGACCGCCTCACGCGCGAGTTCGAACGTACGCTTATCAGACGAGCCCTGACCGCCACGGGAGGTCGCCGCATCGAGGCCGCCCAGCTTCTCGGGATCGGGCGCAACACCATCACCCGCAAGATCCAGGAACTCGGCATGGACGACGACCGGCCGCACGCGGCCGAGAACGACGCCGACGAGTAA
- a CDS encoding SPOR domain-containing protein — protein MALMRLFLILLLVLNALAFAAIQGWLGSTPPQGEPERVGNQLHPERIRFATDSVTELPTPPAGGDTPPGAPSEQASPTPALDRAATAQADTPDPAAEQPCVAWSGLGTDEANRLVARLQAAAINARQISIDTPNSWWVRVPPQGGREQAERKVKELKALGVSDFFIVQDAGPNQFAISLGLFKTEAAANQQLAQLRNKGVRSAGVAPRMSTQYRVEANASAERLTSFTNADTRLDAARGTCQP, from the coding sequence ATGGCTCTGATGCGCTTATTCCTCATTCTGCTCCTCGTTCTCAACGCACTGGCGTTCGCTGCCATTCAAGGATGGCTGGGCAGCACACCGCCTCAAGGAGAACCCGAGCGCGTGGGCAATCAACTCCATCCCGAACGCATCCGCTTCGCCACCGACAGCGTCACCGAGTTGCCAACGCCGCCTGCTGGCGGCGACACCCCGCCCGGCGCACCGAGCGAACAGGCCAGCCCGACGCCGGCACTCGACCGCGCTGCCACCGCTCAGGCGGACACCCCCGATCCAGCAGCGGAGCAACCGTGTGTTGCATGGAGCGGGCTCGGCACTGACGAGGCAAATCGGCTCGTTGCACGGCTCCAGGCTGCAGCGATCAACGCACGGCAGATCAGCATCGACACGCCCAACTCATGGTGGGTTCGCGTTCCTCCGCAAGGCGGCCGCGAGCAGGCGGAGCGCAAGGTCAAGGAGCTGAAGGCACTGGGAGTCAGCGATTTCTTCATCGTCCAGGATGCCGGTCCGAATCAGTTCGCCATCTCGCTTGGTCTGTTCAAGACGGAAGCCGCTGCCAATCAGCAGCTCGCGCAGTTGCGAAACAAGGGCGTGCGCAGTGCGGGGGTTGCGCCCCGCATGAGCACCCAATACCGGGTCGAAGCGAATGCCAGCGCCGAGCGTCTGACATCGTTCACCAACGCCGACACGCGCCTCGACGCCGCGCGCGGGACGTGCCAGCCGTGA
- the zapD gene encoding cell division protein ZapD, whose product MISYEYPLSERIRTLLRLEDLFRKITHFGGSEAPLDHHVALLTIFEILEVASRADLKVDLVQELERQRQILVSFRNNPEISEEALAGALYEIERASTALLSMAGKIGQYLRENEWLMGIRSRAAIPGGVCQFDLPSYHFWLNREADERRRDLDGWIQPMTPIRDGIEIVMRLLRSSGRPEAQRARSGTYQLTMAGRTAQMLRVRIPRSEAVVPEISANKYALNIRFMLPETIARPRVAERDIPFELTFCSL is encoded by the coding sequence GTGATTAGCTACGAATACCCTCTCAGCGAGCGCATTCGCACGCTTTTGCGCCTCGAGGACCTGTTCCGCAAGATCACCCACTTCGGTGGCAGCGAAGCCCCACTCGACCATCACGTGGCGCTGCTGACGATCTTCGAAATTCTCGAAGTGGCCAGCCGCGCCGATCTAAAGGTGGATCTGGTACAGGAGCTCGAACGCCAACGCCAGATCCTCGTCTCCTTCCGCAACAACCCGGAGATCTCGGAAGAGGCGCTTGCCGGCGCACTCTATGAAATCGAGCGAGCCTCGACCGCGTTGTTGTCAATGGCCGGCAAGATCGGTCAGTACCTGCGCGAGAATGAGTGGCTGATGGGGATACGCAGCCGTGCCGCCATTCCCGGCGGAGTATGCCAGTTCGACCTTCCATCCTATCACTTCTGGCTTAATCGCGAAGCCGACGAAAGACGCCGCGACCTGGACGGCTGGATACAGCCGATGACGCCGATCCGCGACGGTATCGAGATCGTCATGCGCCTGCTGCGAAGCAGCGGCCGCCCGGAGGCCCAACGTGCGCGCAGCGGTACCTACCAGTTGACGATGGCAGGACGTACCGCCCAGATGCTGCGCGTCCGCATTCCGCGCAGCGAGGCAGTGGTGCCGGAAATCAGCGCCAACAAGTACGCACTGAACATCCGGTTCATGCTGCCCGAAACCATCGCACGTCCACGCGTCGCCGAACGCGACATCCCCTTCGAACTGACCTTCTGCAGCCTGTAA
- the coaE gene encoding dephospho-CoA kinase (Dephospho-CoA kinase (CoaE) performs the final step in coenzyme A biosynthesis.): protein MKPSRPYVVGLSGGIGSGKSAAAERFAALGAAVIDTDAIAHQLTAAGGAAIPAIAHTFGPGLIAPAGNLDRAAMRALVFTRPEARRQLEGILHPMIRAESERLIAQTCAPYVILAVPLLIESGNYRGRCDRICIVDCPEDIQIARVQQRSGLDEKQIRAIMQAQACRTDRLAAADDVLDNTGSLAALHTQVDALHQRYLAAARPTPSV, encoded by the coding sequence GTGAAGCCATCGCGTCCTTATGTCGTCGGACTGAGCGGCGGTATCGGCAGCGGCAAGAGCGCCGCCGCGGAGCGATTCGCTGCACTCGGCGCCGCGGTAATCGATACCGACGCCATTGCCCACCAGTTGACCGCCGCCGGTGGTGCCGCAATACCGGCCATCGCGCACACCTTCGGGCCTGGACTGATCGCGCCCGCGGGCAACCTTGACCGGGCAGCGATGCGTGCGCTGGTATTTACCCGGCCCGAAGCGCGGCGGCAGCTAGAAGGCATTCTTCATCCGATGATCCGCGCCGAGAGCGAGCGTCTGATCGCCCAGACCTGTGCCCCTTACGTCATCCTGGCGGTACCACTGCTGATCGAGTCGGGCAATTATCGCGGGCGCTGCGATCGTATCTGCATCGTCGACTGCCCGGAGGATATCCAGATCGCACGCGTTCAACAACGTAGCGGGCTCGACGAGAAGCAGATTCGCGCCATCATGCAGGCACAGGCGTGCCGGACCGATCGCCTGGCCGCCGCCGACGACGTGCTCGACAACACCGGATCACTCGCCGCCCTGCACACCCAAGTCGATGCGCTGCATCAGCGCTACCTCGCGGCGGCCCGCCCTACTCCCTCCGTATAA